The region tttccagctcgtggggggtgctggatccaatcccaggtcacactgggtgagggtggggtcaccctggacgggtcgccagtccatcacagggcaagAAACTACTCAGAAAACACAGGAGAAAATACTATTGTCAGATTCAGAGCCTGATCTACTGACAAAATGTCCTTTACTTTCTATGTTTCCAAACTGTATTGAATTCCACTtatggctttgtgtttttaaggcTTTTTAATGACACCCATCATATTAATACTGCTGTAACAGGCCAATTaggatttttagtttttactgaaTTCACACTGTATCAAATTACATCTGTTGGGTTAAGCTTTCATTCAAAGACATTATGtctgtgaatatttatttgtattctgCTCATCTTCTTGGGCAAAGCAATTATATCCATATACATTTCCTGTATAAGTTAACTGAGGATTAATGTCATTCATCAATAATGTGTTGTTGTCACTTCGTGTTTTAAACTGTTTGAAGACGCAGATAAACAAGACGAACTCGGTTTCTATGATTCAGTTTTAAACCaaaggtggaaaagaaaaactacaaataaaagtgaaattaattggAAACAAAAAAGTCTCCCGACTTTCCGTATCAAATGTCAGCAGTAAAACAGAGTAAAGCTCAGTTCATGAAGTGACAGCCACCTTTAAGTTAAATGCTGCGCTAACGCTGAatgatgctaagctaacaccGTTACTAGCTAACggctggaaaaaaatgtatttttaaataaaacacagctcaTTTAAACTCACTAGAGGATATTTATACGTTCCTAAACTCAATAACTACCTGACAAACTGACAGCCATTTCTTTTGCAGTCCTggaaaagtgtttaaaaaagcaaacacgGAAATTTTCACCCGCCGATGTTTGGTTGGTTagcatgtcaaaataaaagtccgTCAGTTTGATGTGTAACTGAAGTGACTCAACTGCATTTCtgtaaaggaataaaaataatacattaattaataatgatatatttaaataaaaaaatattaatgagcGTCAGAGTAAACCATTGGTAAGCTTTAGTGTTTATTTACTAGAATGAAGTGCTAAAGTTAGCGCCGAGGAAGATGTGATGCAAATAGAAAATCTGTTATACCATTAAAAGACGTCGCTAtttgataaaacaacaaatacaaataataaaaaacaaatacattttaaaatacataaaaaagcCACACCGGAAGTGTGCGGTCCGATGATATATATGGCTTCCGGTCttcgaagaagaagaagaaacatgaaaaatgagacagtgagtgaaatggcttcttttgaaattattgtttaaatgtgaaaaaaattataatctgTACCTAAATATACAGTTTTAAGTGTTGAAACACAAAGTGATAAATCAAATAAACGTCGACATGACGAGCGCCGATCGATGTAGTTTGATCGCAGGAATATAAATCAATGCAGCGACAAATCGATACACCCcgacaaataataaaatactaatCTGTAAACTATCTAATATGAGATATGACAGGATCGATATCAGAAAGAAACACGTGTTACATttgaaatcaaaacacacagtcataaaaaaaatgataaaaaaacaaaacacaaacaaacaaaactaaacaggaTGGTTTAAATGTTAAACGTTCAGAATTgactcttttcttccttcatacTGTCACTGGAGAGCtgaccattttgttttttataaaacagTAACATCCCATGGAGAGATCTGTAAGAATGTCAAGTTTATTTGCTGGCAAGGAGTGGATGATATTTATCCACCGTCATAAAtctaatttattcattatttaataagAAATGACTGGAAGTGTCCCGATGGATTAGGAATTTCACAACATCAGGCCTTAATGAAGAGTTAGTGAAATGATATTTTACTGAAGTTTTATTATACTTGACAATTTCTTGCTTTTTTCAAAAGACAAGTAAGAATGTGTTAGACTGGGGTGGAAGGTTCAggaaaattaaatctaaaacctGTTTTGGGTTAGTGCAGAAAGTAATATTTTCCTCCAAACAGGTCCATCATTTTATGGAAGTTGCTAGACGCTGGACGGGGTCAAAGTCGTCTTAACTCATCGAACTGACTCCACCAGCttgtcttcttcccataatgcatcctgatGTCACGTCCATCAGACCATCATTAAACTACCTGTGTGAGTAAACAGTTGAAACAGCGTTAACAATctcttgttttgatttgagtCCCATCCGATGGTCTCTgaaccagcagcaccagcagctaACACCTTTTTCAGAGAATCTGTGAAAGCTCTTAGCTTCCTCATCGTGCCAGTGTCTGTGTATCGGGGGGGTAAAGTTTTCTGACTTTACAGTGTAAACTTTGCAGTGTATTGTGCAAATGGTGATGAGTTCTATTCAGTTAGAGAAGGAATATTGAcatggacagagacagtgacCCTGAGTGTCAACCAAACTGCAACTGCCATTAATGTTAGTATTTCCAGGAAGTGACTTAACACAAAGAGGATCTGTCATTTCAGTGCTCACATCCTCACAGTTCAGAGAGGTCGAATCAAACAAtgtcaggaaaaacacaaagactcttTTATCATAATTCTTCTCTCAACAACCTCAAACAAAAATGCTGCtgaactttttgtttcattgatctCATGTTTAAATGTGCCAATAAACTTCTTTGGATGTGATCATgagctgtgtttggtttgatggATCAGACGTTGGGATAAAAATGACATGTGGCTGGTGGTGTCcgagtttattttttaaaatgtcatatttttcttgaaaaatataaaaaactgcaattaattattaattaattattatacTTAAACTAAAATGTTGTAGATGATTGCACATTTACTGTTTGCATCATATCTCATCACCAGCTGAGTGAACTTTCAGAGCCAGTTACAGAAACCCACCatgaaaaaaagtgtgttttcagggttgttttgtgtgtttagacaGGAAAGATAGTGataatatttccactgtggtggcacagagagacaccagTGTAatgactgaccaatcagattgcTCTCATATTGTTCCCTCCCCTTCATACGACTACATTAAGGGAAATCATCTtcaacagagtttaaaataactgctgtcttaagtggattaacatgaaaatgttgatcatatttcatcttttgttcttcctcagagCAGGACGTAAGTAGATAAAGTcaacttttctcaaaatgtattctGCATTCTACGTTTCAAATTTGATAATAATCTTTTTGTATCAGTTTAGATCTAGAGATATgtgcctctgtctctgatttTAATTCCTGATCTATTTAATGGTATTTTTAGGATGCACAGATGAAATGACCTTTGAGACGAAGACTGTTGGTGTTGGAGAAGACGTGAAGTTGACATGTCCCCGCCAAAAATCTGATTACTCTGCAAATTTATTTTGGATCGGACTTGTTTTTGGAAACTTACCTGAACTCTTGGGAGGAACATATTCATTTGATGATTATCGTGTTAATAAGACTCCTCActttacaacaaaacaagaacctGGAACTTTTCTTCTCTATATTAATGAAACAGAGCAAAGTGACACTGGACTGTACTACTGTATAAAAGTCAAAGGCTTAGATATGAAGTttttaaaaggaacatttctgagGATTAAAGGTAAATTTAATTCAGTACACACACTGTTCACAATCAAAACTGTAGACTTAACATGTTGCTGGCAAACGTTGATGTAAATTCCCCTACAAACTACATATAAAGAGTCTCttcatttttgtaatttttagtTCTATTTAGGTGATCAAAAgtcatttcacatatttttttgtgtctgtatttctcaggagcagaacctgagatcaccaccaactttcagcttcctccatctgatccagtccgtccaggagactcagtgactcttcagtgttcggtcctctttgactctgagaagaaaacatgtccaggagatcacagtgtgtactggttcagagctggatcagatgaagctcatcccagtttcatttacgctcatggaaacaatagagatcattgtaaaaagagtcctgagtctgagtccacacagaaatgtgattacttcttctccaagaacgtcagctcctctgatgctgggaCTCATTACTGCGCTGTGGCCACGTgtggagaaattttatttggaaatgggacTAAACTGGAGATTGAAGGTAACTGGAgaatatttttatatcataGTGACATTCTAGACGTAACATGTActctatttatattttatttttacaaaaacgTTATTGATATCTTCACATCCTGTCAAATCATAAAGAACTTTAATTCTTTGGTTCATATATAATTTCAGAGAACATGATGGATCTCCAGAGGACCAACACACTTCTGTTGGTGTTATGTGGTACTTTGGCTACAGCTCTGATTGttactgtcttcctgttgtatatgaagaagaaaacttctgATTGTTCCAAAGGTAGTAGAAGTTGACGGAGACGTTTGTTCTTTTTACTACATATCTGCTGCCTGTTTTCTTGCTCATAAGTCTGATAGTCATATTTATCTTCGTTTTCACCAACGAGAAGAACAAATGTGACTGTTGTAATGGTAATATACCTAAATCATACTTGTCTTTCCATCAGTAAACCTCTCCTGcatcctgactgactgatatctatatattttctgtttcctgctccagctgctgctgccctgcacaaaaacagacgACAACAGACGAGTCAACAGGTGAGGAATTTAAATGTTGGACTGAtgtgaacaaaaaagaagattcagatttttcaccttcatttcTCTATATATTTCTCCAGAGAGGGAACAATGATGCATGGATTTATTCTTCTGCCATCTACAGCGTGATAAAAACTGGAAGTTGTTCATTAAAGGatgcaaaagcagcagagagagagaggacctTCACTGCTATGAGAGCTTTTGGGAtggatcaatgaatgaatgtgtatttgtgctgtatAACGGCAGATATGATCCAAAATGCTATTTTATATCTGTCTGATTGGTAATATTGtcaaaaaattcattttgaacTATTCTACATTTGAAACTTTCCAGATAAAACACTGGATGATGAGTGAAAGCACCGATCACAGTTTGGTGTTTGAAACTGGTAAAATTACAGACATGAATTTTTTTATatccaactttatttttcacatcatgaTTTTAGTAACAATGTTTTACTTAATGCTGATTGAATTCTTTAGTTTTGTGTCTGCTTCAttgaaaaaaccaaacagagtaATAAATTGTTCTCTGCACACATTTACGCTCATAGcgtttattttttaacaattaaattctTCTCATCTGCTCATGATTTTGCAAACatgcaacagaaaataatttctctaCGTAAAGATAGATCTTCCAGGAAGTGGCCAGTTGTAACGATGAAATGTGATCTTTGTCACCCACGAGgctcattattttcatctgGTGGACAGAATAACAGTGTTGGTGTTTGATGTCttcatgatttcattcacaCCAGAGAAAAGTTTTTAGCTTTTACATTTGAACTGTTATCACAGACCAGTCTGGCATCAGTCAAGATAATCGCAGCTGACAATGGGCGAGCAAACACTCTGAAGAGGTCGGCGGTCGATATCAGGGCCGACGTATAAAGGAGGACGAGcatttacactcacactcaggtcACATATTAATCCAAAGATGAATGTCTCTGGactgggaggaagccagagaagCCAAAAACacgaaaaaggaaacagagccGGTCAAATGATTTCTATCGCCTTGTATATTTCttacagtttcagtttgtttagatgaataaaacaggacagaaaatattttgcacaaatcagcatcactgtgtctctccagttaaaaaggacaacacaacactgtaaagagCATTTGACTGATCCACAgatgactttttgtgttcaAGCTGAAGGGAATcatcatttggattaaaatgagTTCTTTTGCTCGCACACATAActtcctttcattctttcttttgcttgtagaaaaaaatgtttatgttaatAGACTCAAAGAGAGAAAACTTGATGCTGTAGGTACAATTCATCATGTCTGCCTTGAGAACAACAAGCAAAGCCACATGCAGCAGctacagtcacagtcacaggtTGAGGTGGGACATTTCTCCCCCTCTGACCGACCACACAAGTTTTTCACTCTCAACAGACctgaccagaaaaaaacacataactACAAGTACATGCAGCTTTAGTTTTTAACCAATCAAACTATCTTCAAATGATTTAgtgcttcattttaaatgtgaatatattcaTCCATTACGTCCGGCTGCCAAACTTGTGTGTCAATAATGAAACTTAACATCTCagtacaaactgctgctctcagtaAAAGAGCCTCCTGAGCACCTCcccctctgacagcagctaccAGAGAGCAGCAAACCGTTAAAAGGTCTGAGCAAAAATGGCCGCCATGTAACATGACTGAGAAAGAGTGTTTGTCTCCATGCCTCCTTTTACATCTCCTGTTTGTTGCAGagatatttttttcacattaactgaaatgctgatgttttttttattaaaatagcaGCAGTAAAAGCCCAGTTTCCTGTGGATACCATAAAGcgtgagaggaagaaaagcctCTTTGTATTTACACCTTAGTTTGAAACCACAGACACAAGGCTCAAGTTTCCACACATCGTTTGTTCATCAGTGCTGTGAATGtgagtttatttgtgtgtgtttgtgtcagagacAACAACAGTGTGAACACAGTAAGAGCCTCGTGTAATGAAGCAGGTTTCAGTATGCAactattaatataatataatttgatttaaattggGGTTTTTTTAGTCTTTGTATGTaaccgtgtttgtgtgttatgttcAGGGACTGGATGTAACATTTTGCATTGGACAATTGTTGTTGTCAACATTATGTTGAACTAGAAATGTGGTGATCTGACAAATATATCACATTTATTACtatacatgttcattttttctTACCTTTATATATTGTCAGTCATCACATGTTTCCTACACAGATACCTCCACTTTACTTTAGTCCTTTTTCAGCTCAGAGTTTGTGCTGTTGTcctggactgtgtgtctgtcactgttACTGAGAGTCTTTCTGCTCTACATGGCTTCAAGCATGATTCATCCATTTTGAGCACTTTTGCATTTATTATGTTGCTGCAAAAGAAAACCCTCAGAGAGTTTTCACCACCTCCAGGTGAATGTGTCTCTATGATACTGTAAGAGTGCCGTTTTGCTTCTGTGTGTCAGCAGgactctgaaaacaaatgaaacaagtgACCACAAACACCTCCTCAAGactgttctgctctgctgctgatagTGAAGTGACTGATGTGGGGGGGGCATCGGTGATGATGAGGCTGGAATGGAAGAGATCATCTTATGGGTCACAGTTGCATAGTGGTgagtgctgctgcctcacaacaagaaggttgtgggttcgtttccagacctggggcctttctgtggggaggtttcatgttctccctgtgcctgcattggtttcctcccaccgtccaaagacatcatgtccgtaggtctgactgtgagcggttgttggtctctgtctgtctctgtgtgttggcctgtgatggactggtgacctgtccagggtgaccccgccctcgtccAGAGtcatctgggattggctccagaaccccccacgacctggaaatggataagtggtagaagatgaaagaatgttCTACTTTTAtcctttgtgggtttttgttatttgcttgttttcaaCAAAGTTGAGAAACAAATCAGGAATTACAATGTATCTGTACTGCAGCGGTTCTCTAAGGGGGGGCACAGAGCCATTGCAGGGGGGTTGCTGCACAGCTACAGAGCTAAATGAATGAGGCATGCTTGGACAGTCAGTGTGTTTACGTGCAGATTTAGTCCGACTAAGACCGGACTTTTAAATGCATGTAAACACCGAAGCTCGACTGGAATGGAGCTATCCGTAACTCCACTAAGACCTCCACATTATTAGATTCATAGTCCAGCTATTGTTGCATGAAAACATACTTTATGCATGGCAAAGTAACTGTCAATATTTTCAGGGGAGCTGATGATTGTAAAGGGGAAACTGCTAGGAAGacattcacagaaacaaacacacaaaataactaAAACTGAGACCACAAAtggacacaaaaaataaaagacacaaaatagcCACTAGCTCttttggaggagagaaaagagatgcaTGAGAGAGATAGAGTGAAAttggctgttgttgttattgttgtcacTGCACTGGGTGACACAGTGTTGTGTTACCACAGCTGAACCTGTCAGCTCAGAGTTGTGTGACAGTGACCTCTCGTAGAACCTTTGAGACCAGAACATCAGAAGCAGAACTGCTGCTGTTCCGctgactgtgacatcacaatggaggaagaagagaactGCAGGAGGATTCAGGTTCAGCCTTCTTCCCACATCAACCTTTGAAGAGGTAAGTCACTCTGCTGCTGAGTCcaaacttttttatttacttcttaATTTTTGTTTAACACACTAATACTTTTTGGGAAAGAAGttaatttactttaaagtcaaataaaagacTTTTTTCATGAGTTATGCTGTGAACAACTCTGAATGTGCATGTGATGGGTGAAGGCGAAGTGTAAGCTAGAGGatgtaaaatgacatttacaacaaaaacctcacttttaaacttcatttcacttgttttcaAGTTGTATTTGTGCTAAAAAGGTACATTTCACTTTGACGGgacagtttgtcctctcatctGTGACAATTGTGCAGTTTCATGCTGcagtttaataaaataaaacaaataaaatcaaacatgatGATCATCTAATGTTCATTTTATAAATCATATTTCCtgtatatttcatatttactaAATATAATTCATTGactctttatttttcagtgtgctGCCTACTGATGTCAATTAAATCCTTTGTATggtataatattattattattagtagtagtagtatttgCAGTAGTAAGCAGAATATCAATAAAGAAATAGTCATGCATTGGAGcttgtttcacatttttctttatgacTTTTCATAAAATCATTCTGGTCTCATTCCATTTTATGAAGGTTTAGGTAAAGAGTTTGCTCTGTGTAAGTCTTGACAAAAATCATGTGATCatagttgaaataaatgttgtgtgtttttgtttctgcagtttaTCAACGTTGGTTTTCTGTGAGAGTATTAACATGTCATCTGTGCAACGATCGCTTTCGAAACCTTGGTTTCCACAAGATCTACTTCCCTCCTTTCCAAGGAGGAATTACAGGGAGACAGCTGCGACACCCGAGTTTCTGTTCGAAACAGCAGATACTCCGCCAGACTCCACCCGGCAGGGCCGCAATCTCttggcttttcaaaataacatcagacAAAGGGGTGAGAGTCCTTTGGTTCTGTCTAAAATATTCACGGAGGAATTGGCCGGCCCTTCGTCCCGTCAAAACATCGACAGAGGTCCCATCAGACCAACAGCAAACCCACCAGCTGGTATAGATGGAGGACCTTCTATGGCCtggcaggagagagagataggtagagaggaagaggagaagagtgagaaggagagactgagggaggagaggcaggaaagaaagagacgggagagggaggagaggaaggaaagaaggagagaggacagggaggagaggaaggaaagaaggagagaggagagggaggagaggaaggaaagaaggagagaggagagggaggagaggaaggaaagaaggagacaggagagggaggagagggaggagaagaaggaaagaaagagacaggagagggaggagagggaggagaagaaggaaagaaagagacaggagaaggaggagagggaggagagaaagagacaggagagggaggagagggaggaaagaaagagacaggagaaggaggagatggaggagaga is a window of Echeneis naucrates chromosome 10, fEcheNa1.1, whole genome shotgun sequence DNA encoding:
- the LOC115050386 gene encoding uncharacterized protein LOC115050386, whose product is MTFETKTVGVGEDVKLTCPRQKSDYSANLFWIGLVFGNLPELLGGTYSFDDYRVNKTPHFTTKQEPGTFLLYINETEQSDTGLYYCIKVKGLDMKFLKGTFLRIKGAEPEITTNFQLPPSDPVRPGDSVTLQCSVLFDSEKKTCPGDHSVYWFRAGSDEAHPSFIYAHGNNRDHCKKSPESESTQKCDYFFSKNVSSSDAGTHYCAVATCGEILFGNGTKLEIEENMMDLQRTNTLLLVLCGTLATALIVTVFLLYMKKKTSDCSKAAAALHKNRRQQTSQQRGNNDAWIYSSAIYSVIKTGSCSLKDAKAAERERTFTAMRAFGMDQ